A genomic region of Papaver somniferum cultivar HN1 chromosome 7, ASM357369v1, whole genome shotgun sequence contains the following coding sequences:
- the LOC113296067 gene encoding uncharacterized protein LOC113296067 has translation MSVYKWPQRALKDCEQMIRNFLWTGDPSKRKSVVLKCDKVCSPFEEGGLGLRRLEIMNKALLMKFWWKIQNSKEDWAIFFQEKFITKKGDWIGYYKKSSILPGLKWISEDVQKFTTWIVGTGSKISVWNDTWIKDKPLCELYPDNAYLNEFPVMKVENLIVDNEWVMPSELLDMVLINELPVLSLEEDKRIWSGTITGDFSVSSAVECIRTKYSKVSWVHQVWNYSIYPNISSNIWKLIRNIFPTDEKMKTKKFQLASRCCFCKKDEETLIHILWKCNYSELIWKWLGGMFNFKNLKSFDEVFSFAKHKSPAVGEIWRYAAFITLRELWFQRNRSVYEDEVFNEQNIKSRILKLTAEEEIRMKQLMWNTAYDLQMLKKFGMKCRRVKTCVVKEISFKLPQKNQLLLCCYGASRGNPGNSGYGIMARNDKGEVVVAIEGGLGLLLISLRKLWQFFVQENGLSIMVSESFFSVQTQKQQNLRVPWFAIDRWKQICNIATKCEFLHNYRELNFSANYLANRGATMQRGDQHIYTSKPPFLVNLENEKQKYFRTV, from the coding sequence ATGTCAGTTTATAAATGGCCTCAAAGAGCTCTAAAGGATTGTGAGCAAATgataagaaattttctttggactggagatccttcaaaaagaaagagtgttGTGCTTAAATGTGACAAAGTTTGTTCTCCATTTGAAGAAGGAGGTCTTGGCTTGAGAAGACTAGAGATTATGAATAAGGCATTGCTTATGAAATTTTGGTGGAAAATACAAAACAGCAAGGAAGATTGGGCTATATTTTTTCAAGAAAAATTCATTACAAAAAAAGGGGACTGGATTGGATATTAtaagaaatcttctattcttcctggctTGAAATGGATCTCTGAAGATGTGCAAAAATTCACAACATGGATAGTTGGCACTGGATCAAAAATATCAGTTTggaatgacacttggataaaggaTAAACCTTTGTGTGAATTATATCCTGATAATGCATATCTTAATGAATTCCCTGTCATGAAAGTTGAAAACCTAATAGTTGATAATGAATGGGTTATGCCTTCTGAACTTCTTGATATGGTTTTAATTAATGAGCTACCTGTACTCAGTTTGGAGGAAGACAAAAGAATCTGGAGTGGCACAATTACTGGGGATTTCTCTGTTTCTTCTGCAGTTGAGTGTATCAGAACAAAGTATTCAAAAGTGAGTTGGGTACATCAGGTATGGAATTACTCAatttatccaaatatttcaaGCAATATCTGGAAACTTATAAGAAATATTTTCCCAACTGatgaaaaaatgaaaactaaaaaatttcaacTTGCTTCTAGATGTTGTTTTTGTAAGAAAGATGAGGAAACTCTAATACACATTCTATGGAAATGCAACTATAGTGAGCTAATTTGGAAGTGGTTAGGAGGGATGTTTAATTTCAAGAATCTTAAGTCCTTTGATGAAGTCTTTAGTTTTGCAAAACATAAAAGTCCCGCAGTTGGTGAAATATGGAGATATGCTGCTTTCATTACTCTCAGGGAACTGTGGTTTCAAAGAAATAGAAGTGTTTATGAGGATGAAGTCTTCAATGAACAAAATATTAAATCAAGAATCCTGAAACTTACTgctgaagaagaaattagaatGAAACAGCTCATGTGGAATACTGCATATGATCTGCAAATGCTAAAAAAGTTTGGTATGAAATGCAGAAGGGTCAAGACTTGTGTTGTTAAAGAGATTTCCTTCAAATTGCCTCAGAAGAATCAACTTCTCTTGTGTTGTTATGGGGCTTCAAGGGGGAACCCTGGGAATTCAGGTTATGGGATTATGGCCAGAAATGATAAAGGAGAAGTGGTGGTAGCTATAGAAGGAGGTCTGGGATTGCTACTAATTTCTTTGCGGAAATTATGGCAATTCTTTGTGCAGGAGAATGGGCTATCCATAATGGTTTCAGAATCATTCTTTTCAGTACAGACTCAAAAGCAGCAAAATTTGAGAGTTCCTTGGTTTGCAATTGATAGATGGAAGCAAATCTGCAACATTGCTACCAAATGTGAGTTTCTTCATAATTACAGAGAACTGAACTTCTCTGCAAATTATCTAGCTAACAGAGGAGCAACTATGCAGAGAGGAGATCAACACATATACACAAGCAAACCTCCCTTCCTTGTAAATCTTGAAAATGAAAAGCAGAAGTACTTTAGGACAGTTTAG